The Methanobrevibacter sp. TLL-48-HuF1 genomic sequence CAAAAGTCACAGTATCTAATACTTTTTGTGTAGTTTCTTCATCTAAAAATTCCAATAATTTATTTTTGTCTGATTCTTTTACAGATTCCTGAGCACATGGGCAAACAGTCATTCCAATAACTTCAGCTCCAATGCTTTTTCTAATTTTAATTTCACCATCTTCTCTGTAACCAATAGCTTTAGCTTTAAGTTTAGCCATTTCTTGTGTTTTATTTTTAGTTACTGGTGATTCTCTCATAAACATATAATCAGTAGTCATTGATATTTCAACACGTTTTGCATATTCGTGTTTTGACATCATTTTACTCACGATTTTTGCGCATAATGTTTCTACTTCCACTGAACTGTCATTAGCTACTTCATCTAATACTTCACTAATTGCTTCAGGGTTTCTAGACATATGCACTCCTTTTTGATCGTTTGGTAAGTCTACAAATGCATCAAATGTAGGTACTAAAATTATAGGTCTTTTGTTATTTCTTTCGAGTTGCAATAATTTTTTAACTCCAGTTACACCTACTCTTGTTAATTTAATAGGTATGCTGGGAGTATCATCTTGGGTGTCAGGTAAACAAACTGCCATTTAATAACCTCTATTATATAATTGATTTTTAATGTTATGTTTTTTGAAACTTATATATTTTAAGCTTATTTTTGGCAATTTTTTACAAGTAAAAATAAGTTATTTGGTGTAATATTGTTTAAAGGAATGTTGTGATGGTTTGGTTTAATAAATTATAATTTAAGTTATAATATGTTTGAAGAACCCATATCTTCTTTTATAACGTCTAATACAGTTTGAGTATATGTTCTTTCTATATTAGGGTCTTTAACTAAATCTTTAATAAATGTGTTTAATTCATTGGTATCTTTGAATTTAGCTATTAAAAAAGCATCATACTCCCCAGTTACATCATAGATTCCAACTACATTTTTATTAAAGTAAGTTTTTTCTTCCCAGTTTTTGAGTTTTCCACCTTTAACCCTTACTCCAATTATGGTTGTGAGGACATATCCTAATATTTCATGGTCAATTACTGGTGAAAACTTTTTGATTACTCCGCTTTTAACCATTTTATCGATACGATTGTGAACAGTTCCAACAGATACATCTAAACTACGTGATATTTGTCTATAAGATGTTCTGACGTCTTCATTTATTATTTTCAAAATGTTAACATCAATATCATCTAATTTGATAAATTCTTTATTTTCATTAGCCATATTCATAACCTCTCTAAATGACTATATTAATTGCTTATCTGAATAAACAAATAATATAGGCATATTAATGTTTTATGTTTATATTATATAAATTATTCGTACATTTTTTAATTTTTTTAATATTATTTTAAATGGCATTCGGAAAATAATGGGTTTTGTTGTAAATCATTAGTTACATATTTTTGAATATAATTAGAATATTAATCATGTCTTTTTGTTTTTATTAAATTAATATACAATTGGCAGTATATTGTAAATTATCTATTTTTTTAAGTATTTTTTTAAATGATTATATTATAAGAAAAGTTATTATTGTATCAGCATATATTTTATTTTATTTTTATTAAAAAAAGGGATAGAGGTAAAACTATGGTTTATTTAGTGTTCGTAAATAATTCATAGGCTATATCTAGTTTTTTCACTATTTGTGTATTTTGAATATTTGTTTAATTTGATGATGACAAAGTTTTTATTATTTCCTTAATTTTTTTTAGTGGAGCGTTTGTTTTTATTCCAAGAGGGTTGAAATGTGTTTTAACAGCTTCAAATCCTTCTTTTTCAAGGTTGTCAAATACCAGATCTAATTTTGGTGCACTGATTTTTAGGAGTTTACAGATTTTGTGCACGTCATAGAATGTAGCAGGGCTTTTCGCTTCTACACGGCAACTTTCCAGTAGTTTTAAAACATCTTCTTTTGTATTCAATTTTTTATTTTCAGATTCTTCAATCATTTTTGAAATAAATTCTGCATTCTGAATATCTCCAAGCCATAAAGGTCCTGCCTGAATTAATTTTTCACCACATTCAGGACAGATATCTGGTGTAGATGTAGCTAATCCTTTATTCTGTTCTCTATATAGGCAATGTTTACAGTGACTGATGTATCCTATATTTTTTAAACATTCATCACTTTTTTTGGAACCTTTCTTAACTTCTATATATAATCTCATATAATGTTCAGTACTGTGGGATAATTTAACTTCTATGGATTTACTATATTTGGCCAGTGTAAGGGCTACAAATCCTGCCAATATACGGATTCCGGTTTCATGACAATATTCGCTTTTATAAGGTTTTGCATTGTATTTGCGAATACACGGTTCTTTGTAGGTTCCACATAATGCAGAAGTATCAGTAGCTGTAACACATAACAGTGAATTTCTACGTGAACAGTATCCTGCAGAGTCTAAAAATGGGGAAGGAGTTCCAAATGGATCAATGTCTATAACATCAAATTCTCCTCTGTGCATTCTTAAAAACATACTTGCATCATGTTGAAATATTTCAATGTCTTCCAAATTATTTAATTTAACATTATGTCTTTCATATTCATTTGCAGTTTCACTAATGTCATTTATAAAAACATGGTCCACTCCATTAATTTCATTTTTATAACGAACACCACGTATTCCACTACCTCCAAACAAATCACAAATGTTTATGTCTTGATTTTCTTGTTTTTGAAAAGTTTGAAGAGCTAAAATAGAAATGTCTCTATTTAATTCCATATGTGGATTGTAAAAAACAGGTGCCTCAGATGAAATTTTATCGAATTCGGGAAATTGAATTTTTGTTAATCCCTCTTCAACTGTTTTAATGTTATATTCGTCCATAGTTTATCACTTTTTTAAATAATCAAGTAATATTTTAAATATTATTAGATTTAAATATTATTGTAAGTTTAGATTAATCTATTTTTAAGATTTGGTGATATAAATGGCGGATATTAAAGTTCCAATTGCAAAACCAATAATTGGAGAAGAAGAAATTAAAAATGTTGTAGAAGTTTTAAAATCAGGAATGATTGCTCAAGGTCCTAAGGTAGCTGAATTTGAAGAAAAATTTGCTGCTTGGATTGGAACAAAATATGCAATTGCAACTAATTCAGGAACATCTGCTCTACATGTAGCGCTACTTGCCGCAGGAATAGGTAAAGGTGATGAAGTAATAACAACTCCATTTACATTTATAGCTACTGGAAATTCAATTGTTTACACTGGA encodes the following:
- a CDS encoding tRNA (guanine(10)-N(2))-dimethyltransferase, with the translated sequence MDEYNIKTVEEGLTKIQFPEFDKISSEAPVFYNPHMELNRDISILALQTFQKQENQDINICDLFGGSGIRGVRYKNEINGVDHVFINDISETANEYERHNVKLNNLEDIEIFQHDASMFLRMHRGEFDVIDIDPFGTPSPFLDSAGYCSRRNSLLCVTATDTSALCGTYKEPCIRKYNAKPYKSEYCHETGIRILAGFVALTLAKYSKSIEVKLSHSTEHYMRLYIEVKKGSKKSDECLKNIGYISHCKHCLYREQNKGLATSTPDICPECGEKLIQAGPLWLGDIQNAEFISKMIEESENKKLNTKEDVLKLLESCRVEAKSPATFYDVHKICKLLKISAPKLDLVFDNLEKEGFEAVKTHFNPLGIKTNAPLKKIKEIIKTLSSSN
- a CDS encoding Lrp/AsnC family transcriptional regulator → MANENKEFIKLDDIDVNILKIINEDVRTSYRQISRSLDVSVGTVHNRIDKMVKSGVIKKFSPVIDHEILGYVLTTIIGVRVKGGKLKNWEEKTYFNKNVVGIYDVTGEYDAFLIAKFKDTNELNTFIKDLVKDPNIERTYTQTVLDVIKEDMGSSNIL
- the mptA gene encoding GTP cyclohydrolase MptA — protein: MAVCLPDTQDDTPSIPIKLTRVGVTGVKKLLQLERNNKRPIILVPTFDAFVDLPNDQKGVHMSRNPEAISEVLDEVANDSSVEVETLCAKIVSKMMSKHEYAKRVEISMTTDYMFMRESPVTKNKTQEMAKLKAKAIGYREDGEIKIRKSIGAEVIGMTVCPCAQESVKESDKNKLLEFLDEETTQKVLDTVTFASHNQRGVGTLLIEVPEGKEVKGEDIIEIIEESMSSPVCELLKRPDENATVLNAHKKPVFVEDCVRNMMEKIAKKYADFPKDTLITSRQENHESIHRHNAFAEKVTTMGELKEELRI